From Bacillus pumilus, one genomic window encodes:
- a CDS encoding YuzL family protein, producing MSRLKKNPSKAGVSAASVKGNAGPSQEADLGGKKTSQNQQYKKNQ from the coding sequence ATGTCTCGTTTGAAGAAAAACCCATCGAAAGCAGGCGTAAGTGCTGCAAGTGTAAAAGGAAACGCAGGTCCATCACAGGAAGCAGACCTAGGCGGTAAAAAGACCAGTCAAAATCAGCAATATAAAAAGAATCAGTAA
- a CDS encoding YusU family protein: protein MGNELDEKLEGLLDKYTELLLGESTDALKQDVKQWVIYSHIAKSMPPLAKHFNETYPEAKEEIKETIQRIKQMNEAHRANQDR from the coding sequence ATGGGAAATGAATTAGATGAAAAGCTTGAGGGCTTGCTTGATAAATATACAGAGCTGCTGCTTGGTGAATCAACAGACGCACTGAAACAAGATGTGAAACAGTGGGTGATCTATTCTCATATTGCAAAAAGCATGCCGCCTCTAGCCAAGCACTTTAATGAAACGTATCCAGAAGCGAAGGAAGAAATCAAAGAAACAATTCAGCGGATCAAACAAATGAACGAAGCTCATCGAGCCAATCAAGACCGTTAA
- a CDS encoding 3-hydroxyacyl-CoA dehydrogenase/enoyl-CoA hydratase family protein, with the protein MGKHIRKAAVIGSGVMGSGIAAHLANIGIPVTLLDIVPNELTKEETAKKRTLDHPSVRNRLSQEAMKKLLKQKPAPLTSAKNLSYITPGNLTDHLSLLHDADWIIEVVTEKLSIKQHVFSLIDEHRKEGSIVSSNTSGISVEKMAEGRSDDFKRHFLGTHFFNPARYLKLLEIIPIQETDPEVLAFMKTFGEDVLGKGVVEAKDTPNFIANRIGTYGLLVTVREMLENKYTIGEVDSVTGPLIGRPKSATFRTLDVVGLDTFSHVARNVYDQVEGKEKDIFQLPEFIETMLEKGWIGSKAGQGFYQKNGKGILELDPVTLTYGERTKLKDPGIEMAKQQKGTKAKLKALIYQDGRAGQLLWNMTAPVLLYSAQLKGEIADDIQSIDNAMKWGFGWQHGPFELWDAIGVKKAAERMEAEGHCIPQWVQDMLSEGHDTFYQVNADGERAFYHNGAYEQEKGNEKNISLAKLKKKQGVIFKNSGASLIDIGDDVALLEFHSKSNAIGLDVIDMINRAVDEVEQNYRGLVIGNQGKNFCVGANLALILMEAQDDNFFEIDFVIRRFQQAMMKVKYSDRPVVAAPFGMTLGGGTEVCLPAAAIQASSEAYMGLVEAGVGLIPGGGGNKELYLRHLQGSAKPTQTAIQDATLKTFETIAMAKVSTSAEEARDMNMLRVSDRISMNGDHLIYDAKQLVLSLDEAGYRAPLKQKVPVMGETGYAAMILAAENMRLSGYISEHDMTIVKKLAHVISGGKLPFGTEVEEQYLLELEREAFLSLVGEVKSQARMQHMLVKGKPLRN; encoded by the coding sequence ATGGGCAAACATATTCGCAAGGCGGCTGTCATTGGTTCAGGTGTCATGGGCTCAGGCATTGCTGCGCATCTAGCCAATATCGGGATACCAGTAACATTGCTAGATATTGTGCCAAACGAACTGACAAAGGAAGAAACGGCGAAAAAGAGAACGCTTGATCACCCTAGTGTTCGGAATAGATTAAGTCAAGAAGCGATGAAAAAATTGTTAAAGCAAAAGCCAGCACCTCTTACATCAGCAAAAAACCTATCATACATCACACCGGGAAATCTCACAGATCACCTTTCCTTATTACATGATGCTGACTGGATCATTGAAGTCGTCACTGAAAAACTCAGCATCAAACAACACGTATTCTCTCTCATCGACGAACACCGCAAAGAAGGCAGCATCGTATCAAGTAACACATCCGGTATTTCGGTTGAAAAAATGGCAGAAGGCCGATCAGATGATTTTAAACGCCACTTTTTAGGCACACACTTTTTTAACCCAGCCCGTTATTTAAAGCTTTTAGAAATCATTCCTATTCAAGAAACAGATCCAGAAGTACTTGCATTCATGAAAACGTTTGGTGAGGATGTACTTGGCAAAGGCGTCGTTGAAGCGAAAGATACGCCGAACTTTATTGCCAATCGTATTGGTACTTATGGACTCCTTGTGACAGTGCGTGAAATGCTTGAAAACAAATACACCATTGGAGAGGTGGACTCGGTCACAGGACCCCTCATTGGAAGACCGAAAAGTGCGACCTTCCGTACACTTGATGTCGTAGGGCTCGACACGTTTTCCCATGTAGCCCGCAACGTATATGACCAAGTAGAAGGAAAGGAAAAAGATATTTTCCAGCTGCCTGAGTTTATTGAAACAATGCTTGAAAAAGGATGGATTGGCAGCAAGGCAGGGCAAGGATTTTATCAAAAAAATGGAAAGGGCATTTTAGAACTTGATCCTGTGACGCTCACGTATGGAGAACGAACGAAGCTTAAAGATCCAGGCATTGAGATGGCGAAGCAGCAAAAGGGGACGAAAGCGAAATTGAAAGCGCTTATTTATCAAGATGGCCGTGCAGGACAATTGCTTTGGAACATGACGGCACCTGTGCTCCTTTATTCAGCTCAGTTAAAAGGTGAAATTGCGGATGATATTCAGTCCATCGATAACGCAATGAAATGGGGATTTGGCTGGCAGCACGGTCCATTTGAGCTCTGGGATGCAATCGGTGTGAAAAAAGCAGCTGAGCGCATGGAAGCAGAAGGTCACTGCATCCCGCAGTGGGTGCAAGACATGCTGTCAGAAGGACACGACACATTCTATCAAGTGAATGCTGATGGAGAGCGTGCGTTTTATCACAATGGGGCTTATGAACAGGAAAAAGGAAACGAAAAGAATATTTCTTTAGCGAAATTGAAAAAGAAGCAGGGCGTGATTTTTAAAAATTCTGGTGCGAGCTTGATTGATATCGGTGATGATGTCGCCTTGCTCGAATTTCACTCCAAAAGCAATGCCATTGGACTAGATGTCATTGACATGATCAATCGCGCTGTCGATGAGGTGGAACAGAATTATAGAGGGCTTGTCATCGGAAACCAAGGGAAGAACTTCTGTGTTGGTGCCAACCTTGCTCTGATTTTAATGGAAGCTCAGGACGATAATTTCTTTGAAATTGACTTTGTGATCCGCCGCTTCCAGCAGGCAATGATGAAGGTGAAATATAGCGACCGTCCAGTCGTTGCTGCACCGTTTGGCATGACACTCGGAGGCGGAACAGAGGTTTGTCTGCCGGCAGCAGCTATTCAAGCGTCCAGTGAAGCATACATGGGTCTTGTTGAAGCGGGAGTTGGACTGATTCCGGGCGGTGGTGGAAACAAAGAATTATACCTTCGCCATCTGCAAGGATCAGCTAAGCCGACGCAGACCGCTATACAAGATGCCACGCTGAAAACATTTGAAACGATTGCAATGGCTAAAGTATCCACTTCGGCTGAGGAAGCGCGGGATATGAACATGCTCCGCGTGAGTGACCGAATCAGTATGAACGGGGACCACCTGATCTATGATGCGAAACAACTCGTGCTCTCTCTTGATGAAGCGGGTTATCGTGCACCGCTCAAGCAGAAGGTGCCCGTCATGGGAGAAACAGGCTATGCAGCAATGATATTGGCTGCTGAAAATATGAGACTGTCTGGATACATTTCAGAGCATGACATGACCATTGTCAAAAAATTAGCTCATGTCATTTCCGGCGGGAAACTGCCATTTGGAACAGAGGTAGAGGAGCAATACTTATTAGAGCTTGAAAGGGAAGCCTTTTTAAGTCTTGTAGGAGAAGTGAAATCACAGGCACGCATGCAGCACATGCTCGTCAAAGGAAAACCTTTACGTAACTAA
- a CDS encoding spore coat protein: MEQQNQQKIGNPQTPVPTTTNMNDRDFVTDLLSTEKYMTSGYNTALNEFSHESLYQDIQRIALETQKTQRHLYDVMFRYGWYSVEAAEQQKLQQAHQKFQQTLTDQSPYGPSQMS; the protein is encoded by the coding sequence ATGGAACAACAAAACCAACAAAAAATCGGGAATCCACAAACTCCGGTTCCCACGACAACAAACATGAATGATCGCGATTTTGTCACAGACCTTTTGTCGACTGAAAAATATATGACAAGCGGTTACAACACAGCGCTCAATGAATTCAGTCATGAATCTCTTTACCAAGATATTCAGCGAATTGCGCTAGAAACTCAGAAAACCCAAAGACATTTATATGATGTCATGTTCCGATATGGCTGGTATTCTGTTGAAGCCGCTGAACAGCAAAAGCTCCAGCAGGCACACCAGAAATTCCAGCAAACACTGACAGATCAATCTCCATACGGACCATCACAGATGTCATAA
- a CDS encoding ABC transporter ATP-binding protein → MSAISTEGLSLGYGETMIIDELNVSIPKGEITVFIGSNGCGKSTLLRSLARLMKPMGGSVLLEGHSIAKLPTKEVAKQLAILPQGPEAPEGLTVHQLVKQGRYPYQNWLKQWSKQDEEAVNRALKSTKMEDLADRTVDSLSGGQRQRAWIAMTLAQETDIILLDEPTTYLDMTHQIEILDLLFDLNEKEQRTIVMVLHDLNLACRYAHHLVAIKDKTIYAEGRPETVINCDLVKNVFDMNCQVTTDPLFGTPLCIPHGRGRCIVQQAQAETFLAAR, encoded by the coding sequence ATGAGTGCCATTTCTACTGAAGGTTTAAGCTTAGGCTACGGAGAAACAATGATCATAGATGAACTAAATGTATCAATCCCTAAGGGTGAAATCACAGTATTTATTGGCAGCAATGGATGCGGTAAATCCACGCTACTTCGCTCTTTGGCCCGTCTCATGAAGCCAATGGGTGGTTCTGTCCTGCTTGAAGGTCATTCCATTGCCAAATTACCAACAAAGGAAGTAGCGAAACAGCTCGCCATTCTTCCGCAAGGACCAGAAGCGCCAGAAGGATTGACGGTGCATCAATTAGTGAAGCAAGGCAGATATCCTTATCAAAATTGGCTGAAGCAGTGGTCGAAGCAAGACGAGGAAGCGGTGAATCGCGCACTGAAGTCAACAAAGATGGAAGACCTCGCTGATCGAACGGTCGATTCATTATCAGGTGGACAAAGGCAGCGTGCATGGATTGCGATGACGTTAGCACAGGAGACGGATATTATCTTGTTAGATGAGCCGACGACGTATTTAGACATGACGCATCAAATTGAAATTCTAGACCTTCTGTTTGACTTAAATGAAAAAGAGCAGCGCACGATTGTCATGGTTCTTCATGACCTGAATCTCGCATGCAGATATGCTCATCACCTTGTGGCGATTAAAGACAAGACGATTTATGCAGAAGGAAGACCAGAAACAGTCATTAATTGTGATCTTGTGAAAAATGTCTTTGATATGAACTGCCAAGTGACGACAGATCCTTTATTCGGGACACCATTATGTATTCCGCACGGTAGAGGACGCTGTATTGTACAGCAAGCGCAAGCGGAGACATTTCTTGCTGCAAGATAA
- a CDS encoding YusW family protein yields the protein MCWKKAGQIGVLLFMLSGCQSIEPLQQTKEAEAESLSAVQMKELPFEHLHLHVQYGQKSELYEATYRQAKGKEEALIRDHMNGVRYEGEEALREMKMKLNDMSIPSEKINDAYVNELLAAFNLDDDYQRIQVNIKLEDGTKRTFQKKK from the coding sequence ATGTGTTGGAAGAAGGCGGGACAAATAGGAGTGCTGCTTTTTATGCTGTCTGGCTGCCAATCAATCGAACCGCTGCAGCAAACAAAGGAAGCAGAAGCAGAGAGTCTCTCAGCGGTTCAAATGAAGGAACTTCCATTTGAGCATCTCCACCTGCATGTTCAATACGGGCAGAAAAGCGAATTATACGAAGCCACCTATCGTCAGGCGAAAGGCAAAGAAGAAGCACTTATCCGTGATCATATGAACGGTGTCCGCTATGAAGGTGAAGAAGCATTACGCGAGATGAAGATGAAGCTAAATGATATGTCTATTCCTAGTGAGAAGATCAATGATGCGTATGTAAATGAGCTATTAGCCGCTTTTAATCTAGACGATGATTATCAGCGGATTCAGGTCAATATTAAGCTTGAAGATGGGACCAAACGTACATTCCAAAAGAAGAAGTAA